The genomic segment TCTCCTAAAtcgaggtttttttttttttgtgtgccGTCCAACAGATGTTAACTGATTTCCTGCAAATATTCAAAATCTTGAAAGATGAACTGAACTCAAGATTCTTTGCATTTTGACCTAAAGATGATAGATTTCCATATCATGTTATTCTACTCTTAACAAATTCATCACCATCATGCAGAAACGATCGAGATCTAACATGGCGAACACGAATACAACTATTTCCCGTCGTCTGCGACAGCTCCAACAATTTCAAGATCACCCGAATCGCCTTAGAAACCGCGTACCAAAAAGCTCGAGAATCGAGCATCAAGATAAAGGGTTTACTTCTAAACAATCCATCAAACCCTTTAGGCACAGTACTAGACAGGGAAACCTTAACAGACTCGTTAAACTTTACCAAGGAGAAGAAAATACACTTAATTTGTGACGAAATTTACTCCGCAACAGTCTTCCGCCAGCCTGGTTTTATCAGCGTAGCCGAGATAGTCCAAGAAAACATAGCAAGCTGCAATCTGGATCTTATCCATATTGTCTATAGTTTGTCTAAGGATCTCGGTTTCCCTGGATTCAGGGTCGGTATCATATACTCATACAATGACGCGGTCACAGATTGTGCAAGAAAAATGTCGAGTTTTGGGCTCGTTTCTACTCAGACACAGCACCTGATAGCTTCTATGCTGTCAGATGACGCCTTTGTGGAAAGATTCCTCAAAGAAAGCTCAAAGAGATTAGCCACGAGGCATGGTTCGTTATGCGGAAAACTAGCTAAAGTTGGGATCAGAAGTTTGAAAGGAAATTCCGGGCTTTTTTGCTGGATGGACTTAAGAAGGCTGCTTAAAGAACAGACTTTTGAGGCAGAAATGGACCTCTGGAGAGTGATAATCAATGAAGTCAAGATCAACGTTTCGCCCGGTGCATCATTCCACTGCTCCGAGCCCGGATGGTTTCGAGTTTGTTTTGCAAACATGGATGATGAAACCATGATGGTTGCAATGAATAGAATACTTAAATTTGTGATACAAAGCAAGGGGACTGAGGCAAATAATACTAGGAAACAATGTCGGGGAAGTGAGCTTGAAATCAGCTTATCTTTTAGGAGATTGGATGAACGTTTGATGGCTCCTCACAAGATGTCTCCTCACTCGCCTATGTCTTCGCCTCTAGTTCGAACCAGAACTTGAGCAGCACAGATCTTCTGCCAAATAATTGGCTGATATCTAATCAGTTCAGTTGATAATGCAACTCAAAGTAACAAAAGAAAAGGAATATTGTTCAGTAACATAGACATCAATAAGACAAGGTAGTTTAGGCATTTTTTCCCtagaaaaaatcaaaattttttaaaacccATTTTGCACACGCCAGAATTGACTTAAAATGGGATTCAGCTCACATACATGTGGCataaatatatgtgtgtgtgtgtgttgtatTTGTACTTTCCCACCCCTTCTCCTTCATTGGATAGACATTACTATTGTTGTAATCTAAGCATATAAATGTTTTCATCAGAAATTTATAGCTAAATCTTCACCTGCAGCTATTTTCCTcttatttaaagttttgatttgTATCCGATGCAAAAAGTAAATTGATTTGGATACAAATAAATAAGAGTAATGCTATATGTACAACCAAATTTGTACAACAATTCTTACAATCCAAAAAATTCAATACAAAAATTCCAATTATCAACATCGGTCTCATGATAAATTCAATACAAAATCTCACgatataataacaaaatctcacGATTTAGTTGTTGTAAATATCGTTGTACGATATTTTAGTTGTAACTTTAgcattattcaataaaaaagcCTTACTAAAATGAGAAATATTAAGCTCACTCTTATCATATgaagtatttttttaaaattcgccTGATTGATTCTGTTTATCGTGTAACACAATATGAGATGTTTCCGGCTTCGTAAAAGCTATGCATTTAttcgagagaaaaaaaaaactattttggCAGTAATAATTACATCACATTATTTTACTTTTTTAAATCgtttttttcaacaaaaaaaaaaatcatttattcgACCAATGATCCTTGTGGAGCTAAGATGGACTTGACTTTTGAATATAAAACAATGGATGGAATAAAAAACCAACTAAATCTGTTATATTAAAGGAGAGAGTGAAGCCGACCGATTTGCTGTGTCAAGTTGCTTTTCAACTTATTTTCTTGATTGCCCCTATTTCCaacttttttatttattttttaaacaaaaatacTTATAAAACAAATTAGCTATACAAGCACGCTAGCTGTgtaaaaaagacaaaaatttatatgagacggtctcacagatcgtatttgtgagacgtatatcttatttggattatttatgtaaaaatattattttttatactaaaagtattactttttattatcaATATAAGTAAGGTTGACCTGTCTCTCATATAAAACCCACTTATAAATAAATAGAGCAGCGACCAAGCCGTCCGCTGAATTGAAAATATCTTAATAttgattttataaataaattgtgCAAGTtgtaattattataatatatatgtatcaCTCTACACATTAAAATAAACACGCCAGCACCATGTCACACGTCACTAGGATAATGACgtgtaattttatttatttattttagtcgTATTTGAAAGAGAAACCAAATTGATTTCCTTTTGCGTCACCCAAATTATTATATTCTTATTTTTTCGATACAAAATTTAGTTTTACCCGATTCTtaaaatttattgaaatttcagattagtaaattaattaattggatACAAAGTGATCAAAACCTTAAATCCTCGTATGTTAATTAATAATGCAGAAATATACATGTACAAAAGGATCGATATCTAAATGGAACATTATTTTCTAGCTACTCATGATTATACGGTCGAGTATGTCTTTTTTAAAAtggttttatatatttttttgtgaaatATGTCAATccgatttatatttaaatgaaaatgtAATATAttcaacataaaaattaatatttttaacataaaataataagttttcatcaatcttataaaatttatatgtgagacgttttaaataataattcagtgtttaaatattataattgcAAGTTGGATATTACACCGTTCAGCTTGGATAAGACTGTCTGATAAATTCCCTAAAAAAAGACTGGTAAATTGTCATTACACCAAATGTAATCGATACCGCAAAAACCTTTTTACACATGTCAAACAAAAATCATTTCTACAATTTCCTCCAAGTCCGAAAATTTATTCCCACTCTACTATATATATGTTACATTCGAAAACTGAGAATTTTATTACACATCATTCTATATATCATCAAATTCACAAATAAAAACTAACAAATAACACAGGAATTTGGGTTTTCTTCTGCGCTATAGTACATATGTTGTGGTGCATAATAAGGATAAccgtaattattattattattaaaattcatATATTGCTTCATTAACTCGGCCATTCTCTTTTCTTCTTCGTTTTTAGGATCATCTTTTTTCCCGCTGTCTTTATTGTCTTTCTTCTTCTCTGGTTCTTTAGCTGGCCCCACTGTCACTATTTCAGTGTGCCAAGATTTTCTTAATTTGGCCACCACTTGAACTGGATCAATGTCTCCAACCACCGTTAGTTTCTTGTCCTTCATGTTTATGGAGAGAGATTCAAGTCCTGCGAAATAATCATAATTCTTTACGGAATTGCCTTCGGgtcgaaatatttggattccAAGAAGTATTTCATAAAAATAACTGTCTTCGATATTGACAAGTGGATTTATCAAAACAAATCAAGATACGAATGGTTCAAGAAAGACGGTGCATGTTACTGATCTTTGAATTATTgtataaacttttaaaatatacaGTAGAATTTAAAATGAGTGGGATGGAAATAAAAGTGGGAGATGAAGAATATAGATACACGCACATATACGTATGTACATACCAGGGAGACTAGAAACTGCCTTCATGGCCTTCTGTTTATCTTTGCCATCACGAAGTTCTAACGTCAACACCACTTTCTGCAGGAGAATAATCGAAAAAAGTTAATCACTACTGTGAAAAAACCTGCCAAATTCCAAAATTTAACTACATAAGTTCGATATTATGAAATATCTGATTCATTTAGAGAGACCATCGAAGGGaaaagaatatatttcaaaaaataatcaAAGCCGTAAAAGGTAATTAAAGAACTAGGATTTTAATCTACTTTCAAGAATCCCTCACAAATTTTGAAACTGAGAATTCGAAAAACACCAACATAAGAGAACCGGGCGGACTTTTATATGAAAATAAGACGATCATGGAtggatatccaagaaatttcCAAGAATAAAATATGCAGATATCATCCATACAAAAcagatgttaaattattatcaAGGGAAAAACAAAAGGGTAGGAAATTATCACCATAGCCATCTTAGTCTGGTTGAGAAATATCTCGAGAACTCGTTGTGaagaaatttgagagaaattaaattatttgtGATTGTTGTAGAAATTACTGAGAAATTTCTTGTGGGAGTAGTACGTATTTAAAGAGATCGGAATTGCAAACACGCATTTAGCGTACTGAAAAGTCCGAGTCTGTCTGAGCTACAAATTGATCAAGTCTACCATCGagaatcaaagagtttgactgGTAGACTTTtgcgattttattattatttggttGTGATTGTTGGGGAAGAATTTAAGCTAATGATTGGACATGTGTTATGTAATTTTTGGTTTCTGGAAAAATGAATATTCACCGAAAGAAGAAGTACTTTTTCTCCTTCTTTTAAGATTGTTAGTTTTTTTCATTCTTTTTTATATAGTTTAGTTAAAGTAGGAGATGATAAATGTAAATTTAGTTTTGTATTAGATATATTGACAGATAAAAAAAATCGTTGGACTTGAATGGTTAAAAATAAGGAAACAGGATACACGTACGCGACAATTTCTTCCTAAAATCATAGCTGTATGAATACGATAATTATAATGGAAGACCAACGTCGTTTAATTCTCTCCGAAGGGTCAAAAAATCAACCAAATTAGTTATCATAAATGTTCATTCAATGTTGAAATCTCACACCAACACGGCAACACAAATTTCATAACTAATAATTCTCTTTTGTCACATAACAATTgtactatattatttaaaaatcattGTATTTTCTTTTCATTAAACATTAGAAATACAATTGGTGGTTTGGTGGGGGAAGATTCTGTGTCTgtgttatgtatatatatgatgACTTCATACGAGGCTGCTTTTTACAATTGATTGATGATTTAAATAGTTAATTTGTCCTATAATATATATCGaagcaataaataaataaatgtttaatATTGTGTCTTCGGGTGTTTTCG from the Primulina eburnea isolate SZY01 chromosome 3, ASM2296580v1, whole genome shotgun sequence genome contains:
- the LOC140825154 gene encoding LOW QUALITY PROTEIN: 1-aminocyclopropane-1-carboxylate synthase-like (The sequence of the model RefSeq protein was modified relative to this genomic sequence to represent the inferred CDS: deleted 1 base in 1 codon); translated protein: MENMLKNQQQCLSKIATGDGHGENSAFFDGWKAYDTNPYHPTENQNGVIQMGLAENQLSFDLIQEWVMNNPRASICTAEGVDEFKDIAIFQDYHGLPEFRNAVARFMEKLRGNRVRFDGDRIVMSGGATGAQETLAFCLADPGDAFLVPTPYYPGNDRDLTWRTRIQLFPVVCDSSNNFKITRIALETAYQKARESSIKIKGLLLNNPSNPLGTVLDRETLTDSLNFTKEKKIHLICDEIYSATVFRQPGFISVAEIVQENIASCNLDLIHIVYSLSKDLGFPGFRVGIIYSYNDAVTDCARKMSSFGLVSTQTQHLIASMLSDDAFVERFLKESSKRLATRHGSLCGKLAKVGIRSLKGNSGLFCWMDLRRLLKEQTFEAEMDLWRVIINEVKINVSPGASFHCSEPGWFRVCFANMDDETMMVAMNRILKFVIQSKGTEANNTRKQCRGSELEISLSFRRLDERLMAPHKMSPHSPMSSPLVRTRT
- the LOC140827975 gene encoding heavy metal-associated isoprenylated plant protein 39-like; its protein translation is MAMKVVLTLELRDGKDKQKAMKAVSSLPGLESLSINMKDKKLTVVGDIDPVQVVAKLRKSWHTEIVTVGPAKEPEKKKDNKDSGKKDDPKNEEEKRMAELMKQYMNFNNNNNYGYPYYAPQHMYYSAEENPNSCVIC